In one window of Porites lutea chromosome 8, jaPorLute2.1, whole genome shotgun sequence DNA:
- the LOC140945711 gene encoding uncharacterized protein isoform X1 → MEESSICICNPGYAGNGKICTDVNECTSNTHSCAIHAECENAIGSHSCTCRPGYTGNGKTCADIDECETNIYLCGANAICNNNMGSYNCSCSPGYFGNGQACLVDVNECTTDAHSCNFNAYCNNTSGSYNCNCNPGFSGNGISCTDINECTTNVHNCDANAFCSNSEGSYNCTCSPGYTGNGTSCSACPAGWVENGNQCYFILPKEKNTFEGGYLCKQLGATLPIIKSAAENAFLLSLMERKGDPRLGMIAPNGDNVFEWLDGTAVADTFSAWNTGEPNNPGSENCAHLYVNGSGKGKWNNDPCTYSRAIVCQMEKK, encoded by the exons ATGGAGGAGTCTAGCATCTGCATCTGCAATCCCGGATACGCTGGAAATGGAAAAATATGCACTG ACGTTAACGAGTGTACAAGTAACACTCATTCATGCGCCATCCACGCAGAGTGTGAAAATGCCATCGGATCACACAGTTGTACTTGCAGACCTGGATATACCGGAAATGGAAAAACATGTGCTG ATATTGATGAGTGTGAAACAAACATCTATTTATGTGGTGCGAATGCGATTTGCAACAATAACATGGGATCATACAACTGCAGCTGCAGTCCTGGGTACTTTGGAAATGGACAAGCCTGTCTTG TAGATGTCAATGAGTGTACAACCGACGCCCACAGCTGCAACTTCAATGCTTACTGTAACAATACAAGTGGATCGTACAACTGCAATTGTAATCCAGGATTTAGCGGCAATGGCATATCGTGTACAG ATATTAACGAGTGTACTACTAACGTTCATAACTGTGATGCCAATGCTTTCTGTAGCAACTCTGAGGGATCTTATAACTGCACATGCAGCCCTGGATACACTGGAAATGGAACATCATGTAGCG CTTGTCCAGCGGGCTGGGTTGAAAACGGAAATCAGTGCTACTTTATACTCCCCAAAGAAAAGAATACATTTGAGGGAGGTTACCTATGCAAGCAACTCGGAGCAACCCTACCAATCATCAAATCAGCCGCGGAGAACGCCTTCCTTTTGAGTTTGATGGAGCGAAAAGGTGATCCACGGCTTGGAATGATAGCACCCAACGGCGACAACGTTTTCGAATGGCTCGACGGGACGGCAGTGGCCGATACCTTCTCTGCATGGAATACCGGTGAGCCTAACAATCCTGGATCAGAGAACTGTGCGCACTTGTACGTCAACGGAAGTGGCAAAGGAAAGTGGAATAACGATCCCTGTACGTATTCCCGAGCTATTGTTTGCCAGATGGAGAAGAAATGA
- the LOC140945711 gene encoding uncharacterized protein isoform X2 gives MEESSICICNPGYAGNGKICTDVNECTSNTHSCAIHAECENAIGSHSCTCRPGYTGNGKTCADIDECETNIYLCGANAICNNNMGSYNCSCSPGYFGNGQACLDVNECTTDAHSCNFNAYCNNTSGSYNCNCNPGFSGNGISCTDINECTTNVHNCDANAFCSNSEGSYNCTCSPGYTGNGTSCSACPAGWVENGNQCYFILPKEKNTFEGGYLCKQLGATLPIIKSAAENAFLLSLMERKGDPRLGMIAPNGDNVFEWLDGTAVADTFSAWNTGEPNNPGSENCAHLYVNGSGKGKWNNDPCTYSRAIVCQMEKK, from the exons ATGGAGGAGTCTAGCATCTGCATCTGCAATCCCGGATACGCTGGAAATGGAAAAATATGCACTG ACGTTAACGAGTGTACAAGTAACACTCATTCATGCGCCATCCACGCAGAGTGTGAAAATGCCATCGGATCACACAGTTGTACTTGCAGACCTGGATATACCGGAAATGGAAAAACATGTGCTG ATATTGATGAGTGTGAAACAAACATCTATTTATGTGGTGCGAATGCGATTTGCAACAATAACATGGGATCATACAACTGCAGCTGCAGTCCTGGGTACTTTGGAAATGGACAAGCCTGTCTTG ATGTCAATGAGTGTACAACCGACGCCCACAGCTGCAACTTCAATGCTTACTGTAACAATACAAGTGGATCGTACAACTGCAATTGTAATCCAGGATTTAGCGGCAATGGCATATCGTGTACAG ATATTAACGAGTGTACTACTAACGTTCATAACTGTGATGCCAATGCTTTCTGTAGCAACTCTGAGGGATCTTATAACTGCACATGCAGCCCTGGATACACTGGAAATGGAACATCATGTAGCG CTTGTCCAGCGGGCTGGGTTGAAAACGGAAATCAGTGCTACTTTATACTCCCCAAAGAAAAGAATACATTTGAGGGAGGTTACCTATGCAAGCAACTCGGAGCAACCCTACCAATCATCAAATCAGCCGCGGAGAACGCCTTCCTTTTGAGTTTGATGGAGCGAAAAGGTGATCCACGGCTTGGAATGATAGCACCCAACGGCGACAACGTTTTCGAATGGCTCGACGGGACGGCAGTGGCCGATACCTTCTCTGCATGGAATACCGGTGAGCCTAACAATCCTGGATCAGAGAACTGTGCGCACTTGTACGTCAACGGAAGTGGCAAAGGAAAGTGGAATAACGATCCCTGTACGTATTCCCGAGCTATTGTTTGCCAGATGGAGAAGAAATGA
- the LOC140946531 gene encoding uncharacterized protein has product MRNSGPFYLALNERPKTQVWYKRQRMGVNSINSFMKNMASQADIQGKKFTNHSARKTLVKKLKAANQPRSAIIGVTGHTNERSLADYEEGDEKEQRLISSIISAECATAQSSRVRQPLERLDAVNTDVANTFLMNDERSATVNHFHGCQVTINYNSASKLGNADQQQ; this is encoded by the coding sequence ATGCGAAACAGTGGTCCATTCTATCTTGCCTTGAATGAACGACCAAAGACCCAAGTGTGGTATAAGCGTCAAAGAATGGGCGTCAACAGCATTAATTCCTTTATGAAGAATATGGCAAGTCAAGCAGACATACAAGGCAAAAAGTTCACAAACCACAGTGCTCGCAAAACCTTGGTGAAGAAGCTGAAAGCTGCAAATCAACCGAGGTCAGCGATTATCGGCGTGACAGGCCATACCAATGAAAGGTCCCTTGCAGATTATGAAGAAGGCGATGAGAAAGAACAGCGACTCATTTCTTCAATCATCAGTGCAGAATGTGCAACGGCACAATCCAGCAGAGTTCGTCAACCGCTTGAAAGATTAGATGCTGTAAACACAGATGTGGCGAACACTTTCCTCATGAATGATGAAAGGTCGGCGACCGTTAACCATTTCCATGGTTGTCAAGTTACTATAAATTACAACAGCGCAAGCAAGCTGGGAAACGCTGATCAGCAGCAGTAG
- the LOC140945105 gene encoding uncharacterized protein has translation MCGSREKRWPMWSVRVVSWRRQNIKEGMITWHVQCDRKIEARRPDTVFIHKKEREVVIIDVTIPGDDRVKDKELEKLEKYQLLNDEIAKVWRMRKIIVVPVVIGALGAVSVNFKEYMKRIGVNVRLEVIQKTALLGTAKILRKVLSL, from the exons ATGTGCGGAAGTAGGGAGAAACGGTGGCCCATGTGGTCAGTGCGTGTGGTAAGCTGGCGCAGACAGAATATAAAGGAAGGCATGATAACGTGGCACG TCCAGTGTGATCGGAAAATTGAGGCAAGAAGACCAGACACTGTCTTTATTCATAAGAAGGAGAGAGAGGTTGTCATAATTGATGTTACCATCCCAGGTGATGACAGGGTCAAAGATAAGGAACTTGAGAAGTTAGAGAAATACCAACTTTTGAATGATGAAATTGCAAAAGTCTGGCGCATGCGAAAAATCATTGTAGTGCCTGTTGTAATTGGGGCCCTTGGAGCCGTATCAGTCAACTTTAAGGAGTACATGAAGCGAATCGGCGTGAACGTGAGGTTGGAAGTTATCCAGAAAACAGCATTGTTGGGAACAGCAAAGATACTAAGGAAAGTACTGTCCCtgtaa